The DNA segment CCACACCTTCCCTTAGCAAGCCTAATCGTCTTCCCCATGCCTAGGTCTTGAAAGGTACAATTAGAAGGGGAAAAAATAGCATGACTTTTGAGATCATAAGCTTTTGAATGAAGATAAGATTGGCCAACAATATTGGTAGATATAAGACATTTCTAAGGACAAAAATAGGTGCGATATGTATGTCTCTAAATCCTGCAATAGTAGCTAAAAAGCTATtgataattacaatttttttttgttactcgaGCATAGGGTATAGGTATGGAAGAATTGAGATGTTGGGGACATATGGTATGTGGTTCCGAAGTCTATCATCCAAGAGTTACCATAAAGCCTTTCTGAGGCATTCATGGAAAAAGTAAATGAACATTTACTTGAAAAGGATAAAGAACAAGATATTCCAAAAGGTTTCTCAAGAGACCCCAACGAGCTTCTCAATTTCTTTCTTATTTAACCTACTCATTATCAAGGTTTCCTTATATTTAGATTGCTCATGGGTGAATTAAATTCTTCAGATTTCAATTTTGTACCAATTAGTTGATGCGGTGAAGGAATGAAAATGGagagaagaaaagggaaaaattacACAACAATGACAATGATGAAGGTTAAAATAGGTTGATAAGGAAATGAGAAGAATTATGCAGAAGTGGCAGGGATGAAGGTTAAAATAGTATTGTAATGGCAACAACGAAAGTTGTGCAAAAAGAACGATAAATTCCCAAAAAAAATTTCCTAAAGCTCTGATACCATATTAAAGGAGAAAATGATTCTAAAATTCTTATATCCACCTTTACAATACATGATATCAAATATGGGATTAATGAGGAGAAAATAGAAAACTAAATCATAATCAAACAAAATATCCTAATCAAATCCCTcaatttaagggatttcaaacTAATCTTCCTAACCTATTTGCAACTCATATATGCTTTAACAACTAAATCATAAGAATTTGTAAAGAAAAATCCTTATGTAACTAATATTCCATTTAGGTAAGTTCCAACTAATTGCTTCACTAAGTCTTGCCAACAAAAGAGTCCATAACATAGGACTCATCTACTTATCATTTAAGCCAAAAGTATAATATATTGACAGAATGAAAGTTAGCATGCTATCCCCTCCCCccaaattaatttcaaaaaagtaAACGTAGTAAGTACTACTAGAAAGACAAGTATCATATGTAATTCTATgacctaagcttttaataaaccTTAGGATTTCCCTTTTTTTGAACTCCGGCATTGAATAGCAATTTGTCTTCGCCAAACATGAATAGGAACCTGCAAAGCAGTAACTCAAATATGTTTAGGTCCCTTTTTGTGTCAGCTTTGCAAGAAAAAGAATTTGGCAGATGAGTTTTTACTCGATAGTTCTACATTGATAACAGATCAAAGTTATTGAAAATGTAAATGTATCCTTACAGCAGGGAAGCCACCATAGTCCCCAGGCTCTCTGATGTCCTTAGTGACACTGCTATTAGCAGCTAGTCGCACCTGCATGACTAACTTCATTTAGAAACATACCCTTCATGGAAGCATTTAAACCTTTAACTCCCTTTGCTATTTCAATGGGATATAATCAAATCAATGACAAAGGAAAAACATACAGTAAGCAAGACAGCTTTGAGCAAGTATACAATCTGAAAAGTTTAGCAATAGGTCCTTTTTCTTGCCAGGCATTTGCTAATATGATGTTaaatttctaacatgaaaatTGATTGTCATATTGATCTCTTAATTGTGTcactatataaaattttaaaggaccCTCAACAACTCAAAACAAGAATTAACTTTTTGTTCTCAATATCAAGTAAATACCTTTGATATGATAGAGACATGATCACGCACTGCTACTCTTCCCCCAAGGACTACATAGTCTCCTATTCTGTGGCAGGACAGAAACCAAATATGATCACAACTCccagaaattttgaaaattttatcaagttcACATACTTGAGCACACTCAGAGACATAAGAAACTCGAAGGGAAAACTGGAGAAAAGAACTAAAGGATACTAATAACATACATCACTGAACCAGCTATGCCGACCTGTCCACAAAGCATGCAACTTTTCCCAATAACTACATTATGTCCAATCTGCATGGCCAGCATTTGGGTAAGGGCATTAACATAGAGTATGGCTATCAACAAGGTCAGACAGAAAACACCACCTGAACTAAGTTATCTATCTTTGTATGAGCTCCTATTACTGTGTCTCTCCAACTGCACAACCAAGTAGGTGATATACTTTCATTCAACATTGGTCTGCTCAGGAATGCAGAAACAagttagaaatggaaaacattcagaGTTAATAGATAACTAGCCTGCCCCGATCAATGCATGTATTAGCTCCAATATCCACGTGGTTCCCTATCCTAACATTTAACATCTGAGGAAGAACAACACAGAAAAAAACAATAAATGAATTTACTTGTTCAACAAATCTGAAATACCCAAGCAGCAATTCtttaccttttttcttttctaaatcaaCAAGAATAAATtcaatgataattgaaatgttaaTCATAAAACAATTCCTAAGTTATGCCTCGTAGTGCTCGAAACACAAGCAAGTTTTAAAGAAGTTCCTATGTAGCATAAGAGACAATTTCAACTATTCTATCGGTTAATAGATTGTATATAAATATTTCAAGTTATGGCCAATTAGCTGTTAAGAAATATGATCATGGTAGGATATTTTTCTAGTTGTGAATGTTGTAATTCTTAAAATCCAATAAACACCAACTTGAGGCTTCTTGACCATGTTGCCATCCTCATCGACAAAAAATCCAAATCCtgcaataaataaaattagataaaaaaattcaacttcaGTACAAAATTACACTTCAATAGTCCAATAACACAGGTAAGGAAGTAAAGGAGATATATGTAGACATTTTGATAACGGATTAACTACCAAATGAATAAATCCGATGTCTTTTATAACTTTCAAGCTGAGAAGAAGCTGACTTACCATCTTGACCGATGCAAACTCCATTATGGATTACACATGAATCACCTACACTGCAGTTACTAAGTGCAGCATTATACCTGAACAAAGTTTAATAAATCAATCAGGAAACAAAGAGGccataaacacaaaattaaagCAAAACATCAAAGTTCACAACATGGGATGTCATATTGAAAGATTTACCCAATCTTTGTAAACTGGCCGATTTTAACACAAGGGCCAATAGCAGTCCCTGAACCAACATGAACATTTGCACCCAAAACGGATTTCGGATAAACTATCGCACCAATCTCGATAACCACAGTTGGATCAATACAAGCTGACTGATGAAAATGGCCACCAccatttttccattttaaaaaCTCCTGGCCATCATCAACGTCAGCTCCAGTTTCTGTCTTGACAGAAAAAAGAATATGAAGAAAGAGCAAAGGTAACCGGTAAGTATTTAAGCAATACATATCCATTGAGACATTTTAGCAAACAGCTGAGATGCTATAGAAACTGACCGGAGTTGACCACGCTATTTGGCAATGCTGTTCGGTTAGTTGAGGACTCAAAGAAATTATAGAGAGAGCCAAAACGTGAAGGAGTAGAAAGAGGAAAGTTCCTGAAAATGAAAGGAGGAATTGAGGATAATCTTTTCAGAGTAACTGCCATAACGACAATGGGATCGTTTCAGTTACTGTGACGGTTCACTGAAGAGTTGGAGAAAGAGATGAAAATGGTAAAGATTCTTTTTCGTTGGGTTTAAGGTTTGGGCAAAAGCATGAATGAGATGGGCCTTAATCCATGTTTGGGCACAAATTTAGATTAACgtatcaaaacataaattttagggTTAAATATCTTTTTGAAACttgaatttggtaatttttttttcatattaagacctgaatttttttatctaaattaatccTTTAAATCTTAAAGTTAAAGATTTAATATGGAAACAATTGTTAAATTCAAGAactaatttggataaaaaaatttaagtctcAATGTTGGAACTGGTGTTTAGTTTAAGCCTAGTGTGAGAACAATTACTAAATTTAAAGTCtaatttatataaaagaaatttaggccctaatataaaaaaaattccaaattcatattaatcttaaatttaatttatttatttattgtgaaATTCATGCCACATTTAAGCCTAAATTTAGTTGATCTATTTATTGTGAATTTTGATACCATTGCAAGGAACGTGATCCATCACCTAGTATTTGACTTCATGAATACATTATCATTATTTAGCTTGGATAAAAGTAAAACCAACTGCTGGTGCTTGTATTTATtagtttattcaattaaatagCCTTGGATAGATACCTTTTTGCAAGAAATGAAAGCTAAGTTTTTGACCAATTGACACTTTTATAATATTCACAGATGCAGtaagaatttttcaaaacttaaaattaaattgtatattttgatgtttatatatttttattttttaaaaaattaaatcataatttaatatttttaaacactATATTAAACAAGGAAAGATTATAACAATGGGAACTCAAATCCAAAATTGGGTTCAACGGAAATATTAAATTATTGAGCTGTAGAGTTCACCAACCATTAATTAACTCAGTCGTTATGAATGACATTTAACTAAAACGAAATGAAAAGGGATAAATTAGGGAGTAATTGATTAGTCTTGAGTTGTCTAAACTACTGAATTTCCTTCCAGCTTCAATACAATGGGAGTTTAGCTCTGATTTTCCTTAGTTTTAACGTCAAACCATATCTAGATTTTGTGACCACAAGCAGCCATTAAACACTCGTCTAATTAACTCAACTTCCATATATACTTACAATTTTTAAGCTtaccaaaaacaaatgaatccaactGTTGTAAATAAAAATTGAGTTCAACGTCcaaaattccattttttttttcgaatcacTATTGCTAAACCATATGCTAGTGTCACAAGTCATAGGCTTTGCAACAAAAGTGTCCCATGGAGATCTACATATTAAATCGGGTTCATTTAACAAGTGACGAAGCCCATTCACATAAAGTCTTGGTGACCCAACGAAGCAATTATGAAAAATTAGGGCTACATTGGTAAATAGGGAAAGTAATTTTAgaagatttgattttgtaattttGAAGACTGTGTAAATCCTTTAATTGTAGATAGACTTCGATCTCGTCCGTCAATGTAACTCAATCTATACTGTCGAttttggggagctcaactataaatagaaagtctcctcctcatttgtaatcatctaTTTTATGCATTGTATTCTATTTTTTGCGTTAAAGaatatattgagagcatttattcAAATACCTTGTGTGTATTGCTTTTTTTTTGTGGCTATTATGCTCTTTTGAGCTTCTTTTGTGTTTGAGATTACTTCCGCTACACTATGGTGCCTTAGAGGAATTCTGCGAGAATCTTCATTTTGCAAgagttaaggctgacttaggcgcaTTTGAAGCAAAAGAATCTCCTAAGGCCACACAGATTGCGAGATGAAAAGTCTAGCCCCATAACAGTTGGTGTCAGAGCTAAGATTATGAAGATACCATTCgagatgtcgaaagaagttgcCAATCATATGGAGCCAATGGAGCCTCGTGGGAGGGCTAGGAAAGCAAGCCGATCGAGGGACATACTGTCGACTTTGAAAGGATAACTGGTCAATCTCCAAGAGCCCGTGGAGGACATGAGGGAGACACTTGAGGTGGTCGAGAGATGCATTGATGAGTTGGACTCAATGAAGGAGTAGCATAAAGATTTTGTGTTGGAGTCTCTCAAATCCAATGTGAAAAATATGCAAAGGGTGCTTAATTCCACTATGGGTAAGCTGACGAAAAGAAAGGATGCTTTTAAGGTCATGGTGATAGCTTTAAGAaaggaaacaatggccacgacAAGGGCTTTGAACACGAGAATTGAGGGGCTCGAGAGAGAGTTTGTTATATGTCAAGCCGTCGTGAGTAGAGGAGTGTTGGTGCAACACTCAATCGTGAGATAAATGTCTTGAAACCAAAAGAGTTTACGCGGACAAGGTTTGCAAACGATGTGGGCAATTTCTTATAGGGAATAGAGCAATATTTATATGCCAAAGGCATCATGGACAATGCTACTAAGGTAAACATTATTGTTATGTATTTCACTGATGTTGTTTTGTTATTGTGGCATCATAGGTCCACAAATGAGAGATGTGGTGGAACCGCAATTGGGACTTAGGTGGAGTTTCAAAAGGAATCAAGGCATAGTTTTACCCGAAGTATGCCGAAGACGAGACTCAGGAAAAGTTACGTTGACTTATGCAACGAGGCACAATTAGAGAGTGTGTGCAAGAATTTAGTGAACTCAtactctatattttttatttaagcgAGAAAGAGACATttttttccttcatggatgggcTGAAGCCATGGACGAATATGAGTTGGAACCCCGAGGAGTTTAGGAACTTACAAAAGCTCTGACAGTAACGAAGTTCTTAATTGAACTTGGTCTGAGGAAAGATAAGTTCGTGTCTTCCAAGTTTAATAGAAAAGGCAATGTGGGGAAGATGAAGGACATAATGAGTATGAAAATAGTAATAGTGGCAAAAGTGACAATGGGAAACCATAAATGAGAAGTGGAAAACCAAAAACAACCCAAAGGAGAAAGGGAATAAAAGAAAATTGCTTTCTTTGCGACGATCTACATATGGTAAGGAACTGCCCGAAGAGATTCATGTTTTTGGCTATCAAAGGGGATTATAAGCCAAAAAAAGAGGTCATGAGGCTTGGTTTGATCATTAGGGTTGTCGGAGCCAAGAAAGCCAAGGAGAGTGAGAAGAAGCCAGTGAACTGCTTCTTGTGTTATGGGCCGCATAGGTTGCAGAACTGTCTAGATTTATTTAAACTATCCACGATCAGTAAATGAGAGAAAACATAGTCTGAAGAGAGTAAAACTTCAAAACTTGGGTCAATGATACTCATTCTTATAAAGAAGAATAACAAGAATGTAGGATTGATGTTTATGGACATCAATATCGTAAGCTAGAGAAAAAATGCTCTTTTTTATACTAGAGTATTAGACTTGTTCATATAGGAGAAAGTCGTGAGCAAACTTGATATCTCGATTAGAAAATAGAATAAGAAGATCAAGATGGTAAATTTTAAAGAGGTCTCTACTATGGGAGTAGCATGAGAAGTTGAGCTACAAATTGACGAGTGGAAGGGAAATGAAGATTTTAAGCTAATCCACTTAGATGATTACGATTTTGTTCTTGGATTGAACTTTTTTGAGCGGATTATGACGTGTTGTGCTGATAAATTGAGACATGAGGGTTGGGACCAAGGTATTGTCAGCAATCTAACTAGTCGAAGATGTTTCATATGGGAAGAATATTGACTCGGTAGATCGGACTACTAAAGAAGCCCCTTTGGAAATGCTAGTGGGGCATGAAACCAATATGAAGCCTGTTAAGTTATTAGTGGAGCTACCACCTATGAGAAAGTTTGGTTGTACATCAGACTTTGGTGATAAAGTGGTGATGCAAACTGGACAATTGATATGAGTAAATGCTGCTAGTAAGGTATATATCAAACACTTTGGTTGTGTTTTTCATTCTAACTTGTTGGGTTGGCAAAGACACAAAAACTCTTTCAAAGTTCTTAAGTGAGGAAGCCAGGCGGCTTACAAACTAGATTTGGCGGGAAAACTCAAGGTTAACCTAGTGTTTAACATAAGCGTGTCAAAGTCTAGTTGTGCGGATCAAAAGGGATCCCAATCAAGGCAAGTCACAATATGGACGAGTAAGAGCAATAGGCTCTTGCAAACAAGATATTCCAACGAGTGAAACGGTTCAAGTTAGGGGACGATGGAAGTCGAG comes from the Gossypium hirsutum isolate 1008001.06 chromosome A06, Gossypium_hirsutum_v2.1, whole genome shotgun sequence genome and includes:
- the LOC107961955 gene encoding probable UDP-3-O-acylglucosamine N-acyltransferase 2, mitochondrial encodes the protein MAVTLKRLSSIPPFIFRNFPLSTPSRFGSLYNFFESSTNRTALPNSVVNSETGADVDDGQEFLKWKNGGGHFHQSACIDPTVVIEIGAIVYPKSVLGANVHVGSGTAIGPCVKIGQFTKIGYNAALSNCSVGDSCVIHNGVCIGQDGFGFFVDEDGNMVKKPQMLNVRIGNHVDIGANTCIDRGSWRDTVIGAHTKIDNLVQIGHNVVIGKSCMLCGQVGIAGSVIIGDYVVLGGRVAVRDHVSIISKVRLAANSSVTKDIREPGDYGGFPAVPIHVWRRQIAIQCRSSKKGKS